The following coding sequences lie in one Musa acuminata AAA Group cultivar baxijiao chromosome BXJ1-8, Cavendish_Baxijiao_AAA, whole genome shotgun sequence genomic window:
- the LOC135587603 gene encoding beta-amylase 3, chloroplastic-like, which yields MALTLRSSTSFMAPVDSKTHRASDELPGRLAFDVRKPAGRLRTLKASRQDVIERGTLLQHTEQAAELLHATPATHGDPGAGTARVPVYVMLPLDTVSLAGGLTRARALNASLMALRSAGVEGVMVDVWWGLAEKDGPLRYNWEAYAELVQMVERNGLKLQMVMSFHQCGGNVGDNCSIPLPPWVQEEMSRNPNIVYADRSGRRNPEYISLGCDMLPVLRGRTPIQVYSDYMRSFRDRFRDHLGRVIVEIQVGMGPCGELRYPSYPENNGTWRFPGIGEFQCYDKYMKASLQAAAVSVGREEWGKGGPHDAGHYNQFPDDTGFFRREGTWNTDYGKFFLEWYSSKLLEHGDRVLAAAHAIFHGTGAKLSGKVAGIHWHYRTRSHAAELTAGYYNTRHRDGYLPVAKMMAMRGVILNFTCMEMKDEQQPGHAGCSPELLVRQVKQATAAAGAELAGENALERYDGSAYSQVLATSRGGDGMGLTAFTYLRMTKKLFEGENWRQLVAFVKSMSEGGRRVVLPKSDTARSDLYVGFVAGANRKPKVVDAAVPR from the exons ATGGCGCTAACTCTACGCTCATCGACCTCATTTATGGCCCCTGTGGATTCCAAGACCCACAGGGCCTCCGACGAGTTACCCGGCAGGCTGGCTTTCGACGTCCGCAAGCCCGCAGGCCGTCTCCGAACTTTGAAGGCCTCGAGGCAGGACGTTATCGAGCGAGGAACGCTGCTGCAACATACGGAGCAGGCGGCTGAGCTGCTCCACGCCACCCCTGCAACTCATGGAGATCCAGGTGCGGGCACCGCCCGGGTGCCGGTTTACGTGATGCTGCCGCTGGACACGGTGTCGCTCGCGGGCGGGCTGACCCGGGCACGGGCCCTGAACGCGAGTCTCATGGCGTTGCGCAGCGCCGGAGTGGAGGGCGTCATGGTGGACGTGTGGTGGGGGTTGGCGGAGAAGGATGGGCCTCTGCGCTATAACTGGGAGGCCTATGCCGAACTGGTGCAGATGGTGGAGAGGAACGGGCTCAAGCTTCAGATGGTCATGTCCTTCCACCAGTGTGGTGGCAACGTCGGAGACAACTGCAG CATACCGCTACCACCGTGGGTGCAGGAAGAAATGAGCAGGAACCCGAACATCGTGTACGCCGACAGATCAGGGAGGAGGAATCCGGAGTACATCTCCTTGGGCTGCGACATGCTGCCGGTGCTGAGGGGCCGAACTCCCATCCAAGTCTACTCTGATTACATGAGAAGCTTCCGCGACAGATTCCGCGACCATCTCGGCAGGGTCATCGTC GAGATTCAGGTAGGGATGGGACCCTGCGGGGAGCTGAGGTATCCGTCTTACCCGGAGAACAATGGAACCTGGAGATTCCCTGGAATCGGCGAGTTCCAGTGCTACGACAAG TATATGAAAGCTTCTCTGCAAGCAGCTGCAGTTTCCGTCGGCCGCGAGGAATGGGGAAAGGGCGGGCCGCACGACGCTGGCCACTACAACCAATTCCCCGACGACACCGGCTTCTTCCGAAGAGAAGGAACATGGAACACCGATTACGGCAAATTTTTCCTGGAATGGTACTCGAGCAAGCTATTAGAGCACGGCGACCGCGTCCTCGCTGCTGCTCATGCGATCTTCCATGGCACGGGTGCTAAATTATCAGGGAAGGTTGCGGGGATCCATTGGCACTACCGAACTCGATCCCATGCGGCGGAGCTGACCGCAGGGTATTACAACACACGACACAGAGACGGATACCTTCCCGTAGCTAAAATGATGGCCATGAGGGGGGTGATCCTCAACTTCACCTGCATGGAGATGAAAGACGAGCAGCAGCCCGGTCATGCCGGCTGCTCCCCGGAGCTTCTGGTCCGGCAGGTCAAGCAAgcgacggcggcggcgggagCAGAGCTTGCGGGGGAGAACGCGTTGGAGAGGTACGATGGGTCGGCGTACTCGCAGGTCTTGGCGACGAGCAGGGGCGGCGACGGCATGGGTTTGACCGCATTCACGTACTTGAGGATGACCAAGAAGCTGTTCGAAGGCGAGAATTGGCGGCAGTTGGTGGCGTTCGTGAAAAGCATGTCGGAAGGTGGAAGGAGGGTTGTGCTACCTAAGAGTGACACCGCCCGCTCCGACCTCTATGTTGGCTTCGTCGCAGGTGCCAACAGGAAGCCAAAGGTTGTTGACGCAGCTGTTCCTCGGTGA